The genomic stretch CTTATTGTTGATTTTAAATGTTGTCACGGTATTGGGCTATTTTGTCGGTGGGTACGCGATAAAGCACTATGAGCTGGCACAACAGCAGATTCGTGCAGAGCGAATAGACCCTTACACAGGGTTGTTTAACCTCTCTCAACTTGAGGAAGACCTCACGACGATTCCCAAGGCCGTGTTGATTTATCTCGATTTGTCACCAACGTTGTCTCGTTTAAGTGAGTTAGGGCACGATGGCAAAGCGCAACTGATTAGACAGATTTTTCAATTCGTCAATCGAAACCAAGATGAGAACGCCAAGTGTTATCGCCCTCCATTTTCGACTGGCGTATTGGGATTTATTGAAGGTGATGAACGAATGAAACCGTTTGTGGAGGAGATGGCTCAGCAGCTCGACAATTTCCAGTTTTATTGGCGAGGAACGTCGATCTCACTGGTTTCTCCGACACTGCATTGTGTCGTGGTAAAACACGGAGAAGACTTGACCGATGTCGTCTCGCATCTGTGTGAACATCAAGGCAGCAATCAGCAAGTGAACTGGATTGATGGTGAGGCGATCGCGGAATCTCAGATTGACAAACTCGCCTACATTCAGCGCGTATTTAAAAATAACGAGTTTGAACTCTATTGCCAGCGCTACATGAAATTGGCAGATCCTAGTTCTCAGCAATTAAGCTTTGAAGTGCTAACGCGAGTGAAAACGTCGCAGGACAACCGTTTGCTGCCATCAGAGTTCTTTCCTTTGATTAACCAGTTTGGGTTAGAAGTGCAGTTAGATCAGTGGGTGGTGGAGCAGACATTCCGTTTATTGAGCGAGCAAGTGCGTCATTGGTGCCGTGTGGAAAAATGTGCGGTGAACTTAACCGCCCGATCACTGGCGATGGCTGGTTTGAGTACGTGGATTATCGAAAAAGCGCACCAGTACCGAGTGCCCCTAGATAAAATATGTTTTGAAGTGACCGAGTCCTCTGCACTGCAAAATGAAGAGCAGGCGATTGAAACACTCAAAGTGCTGCGAACTGCAGGGTGTAAAATTGCGTTGGATGATTTCGGTACTGGTTACGCGAGCTTTGCTTATTTAAGGCGTCTACCGCTTGATATTGTCAAAATAGACGGGGAGTTTATAAAAGATCTGCCGTTCAATGAAACCGACAGATTAATTGTTGAGTCAATAAGCAATGTCGCCAATGATATTGGTTTGGAAACCGTGGCTGAATTTGTCGAAAGTGAACAACACATTGAGATGCTTAAACAATGGCATATTACTTATGCGCAAGGTTTTGGAGTTTATAAACCCAAACCATTAGTGCAAGTTTTGCGAGAGTTTGAAACATCGAGTGTCGTTTAAATCCTCGACCTCCTCCTCCTTCATTCTTCATGCTTGAGTTATGAGTGTGATAAGTAGGGAAATGCCGAGCCTATTTATCGCCGATTGGCTCGGCTTTTTCCTCTTGTTCATCAAGAATAAATGCTCTAAAAATAGTAAGTTATAGACAGTATTGGTGGTCATTATCAGAACGTTGGATAATCAAGTTGATCATCAATGATTGCAATTCGCCCATCTTGTAACAAAATGTTTCTCTGTAATTTTAAAATGAAAAATAACAATGTGGGAATATTCTTACATTGTTATTTTTCGTTGTCGTTTTGAAATAAATTATTTTCAATCGGTTATCAATTCATTCAATTTATAGGAAGCAATCTCTAAGTTTAATTTTCTATGGTGAGTTTGATGAGAAAATATTAATGAATTACGTTCGATTAAAATGTGTATTTTCAGAAATATTTTGTTACATGCGTTGCGTGCCTTATTTCTTTTGCAAATTTATATAATGAAGATTCTAATTTTTCTTCAATAAAAAAGTTGTCCAATTATGAATAATAAAGCTCTAAGGTTAGTGCCTACTGTCCTTGCGCTCGCAGTGAGTATGGCTTTTCCTGTCGCACAGGCGGCAGTAAACAGCGAGATTTCAATTGTTGGTTCCGAAAGCCAATGGTGGAACACCTACAAGGTTAGCCTTACCAATACAGGCTCGAACGCCATTGAACTTCGCGATGCCAAAATTGTGTTTGATTCAAACCTAACGATGTCCTCGCCTTCTTGGTCGGC from Vibrio vulnificus NBRC 15645 = ATCC 27562 encodes the following:
- a CDS encoding EAL domain-containing protein, producing the protein MQPKIVKLPNIGIGVAAYFAVLLAFWTSSQFSIHHEQYQLISFVASVVISAVLVFHLKVLLPIILAFFSYYLHVGRPFEVALLYALLLPLLPIATALLFIQIEKRLEGYSAMKRLLAYSVTFGLFYPLMSTLMISVISALSEQLHMTREFLLYSVLGSALTQLTVTPALVILLAMLLKNERHEYLILDKLLRRSSKTSPSYWLWLLCCFSLMAVAIQHPSSFTLYSSCFVLLVLVIVGFGKHGLIRPLFMGTLAILVMANDSLNRVNTYQILDEQFFGLLLILNVVTVLGYFVGGYAIKHYELAQQQIRAERIDPYTGLFNLSQLEEDLTTIPKAVLIYLDLSPTLSRLSELGHDGKAQLIRQIFQFVNRNQDENAKCYRPPFSTGVLGFIEGDERMKPFVEEMAQQLDNFQFYWRGTSISLVSPTLHCVVVKHGEDLTDVVSHLCEHQGSNQQVNWIDGEAIAESQIDKLAYIQRVFKNNEFELYCQRYMKLADPSSQQLSFEVLTRVKTSQDNRLLPSEFFPLINQFGLEVQLDQWVVEQTFRLLSEQVRHWCRVEKCAVNLTARSLAMAGLSTWIIEKAHQYRVPLDKICFEVTESSALQNEEQAIETLKVLRTAGCKIALDDFGTGYASFAYLRRLPLDIVKIDGEFIKDLPFNETDRLIVESISNVANDIGLETVAEFVESEQHIEMLKQWHITYAQGFGVYKPKPLVQVLREFETSSVV